A stretch of Aspergillus nidulans FGSC A4 chromosome VI DNA encodes these proteins:
- a CDS encoding putative C6 transcription factor (transcript_id=CADANIAT00010029) yields MAKRAAPTRKPRVSGSAHSKPRQRLSSSVSRGLADRQMADTQTPEQRVRKRRRRTIACAQCRSRKLKCDREYPTCGRCIKSKTPSKCSYEDGFLWQQPSTVDSSYGERARASAPASTQSQMLLVDQPAAHPTPDSGISSSRPQLTNSTNTCPRDEKRGEKRVEKRDRFLETVLGAPKAAVNQDFMNSAELLHRHRLHPTDPKRADSVQDDEPPVSSSQPLDLSPRIMLRGKDTKTRYNGSGIFANLIAQFPDLRSFAEEIRLASPHLSALRFDLTRVTRGLWKKKILNEPVKNLDTASLIALLPSRDTVDELVVLYLTHVESLHRILHIPTFLRDLESFWDQKHNPAMVSAAFVVQLLLVLACSWNLADFTTLELKNGSSLNCYTAIDWVKHADKWIETAHIKRSDIIVLRMHILLVTAQKSLGMGRSKSWLSTATLVKQAMLAGYHRDTSLYTKISPFNQEMRRRIWITIVELDLQVSFERGMPPSVQESDYDTAPPLNINDIDLREDMEELPAEQPPEEFTDCSFQTALTKSLPLRLKVCHLMHSPRIKCRYDEILRLDWELNRHLSKKPTWKIPELGHIQTADKWTLAKAMLENKIGLSLLAIHTPFAIEAPREPLFAPSARARLELVTMILSIQKRLHETSRSLSLCNLGDWTVQTYCSICQLLHEGAANPGLSLIHTLPGLPETLVSLVEVALACMESRLLLVIKGAKEYFFMSTILALVKTKLWPVQATVYKQEVVERVILFAQTLFTRHANCAHLGELGMGSFKTNQVPSLNSIQDVPQQFASEISVPMTGDFGLLR; encoded by the exons ATGGCCAAGAGGGCCGCCCCGACACGTAAGCCGCGCGTCTCCGGATCTGCTCACTCAAAACCCCGACAGAGACTGTCCAGTTCAGTATCCAGAGGATTAGCAGATCGCCAGATGGCGGACACCCAGACTCCAGAACAACGCGTCCGAAAGAGACGGCGGCGGACGATCGCATGCGCGCAGTGCCGCAGTCGGAAACTGAAATGTGACCGCGAGTACCCGACCTGCGGCCGGTGCATTAAGAGCAAAACGCCCAGCAAGTGTTCGTACGAAGATGGCTTCCTATGGCAGCAGCCAAGCACGGTGGATTCGTCTTACGGCGAGCGAGCTAGAgcttcagccccagcaaGCACGCAGAGTCAGATGTTGTTGGTCGATCAGCCGGCTGCCCACCCGACCCCAGACTCGGGGATAAGCTCGTCTCGGCCTCAACTAACAAATTCGACGAATACTTGCCCTAGAGATGAAAAGCGAGGCGAAAAGCGAGTCGAAAAACGTGATCGATTTCTAGAAACCGTCTTGGGGGCGCCCAAGGCTGCGGTCAATCAGGATTTCATGAACAGCGCTGAGCTCCTGCACCGGCATCGACTCCATCCAACGGATCCTAAACGTGCAGACTCGGTGCAGGACGATGAGCCGCCGGTGTCGTCGTCACAGCCGCTCGACCTTTCGCCTCGAATCATGTTGCGGGGCAAGGATACAAAGACCCGTTACAACGGGTCCGGCATCTTCGCCAACCTCATCGCGCAG TTCCCGGATCTCAGGTCGTTTGCAGAAGAGATCCGGCTTGCCAGTCCGCACCTCTCTGCTCTTCGATTCGATCTGACCAGGGTAACGAGGgggctctggaagaagaagatcctcAACGAGCCGGTCAAGAATCTGGATACGGCATCTTTGATCGCGTTGCTGCCGTCTCGAGACACCGTAGATGAACTGGTCGTTTTATACCTCACGCATGTCGAGTCGCTGCATCGTATCCTCCACATTCCCACGTTCCTAAGAGATTTGGAAAGCTTTTGGGACCAGAAACACAACCCGGCCATGGTGTCGGCGGCATTTGTCGTgcagctgctcctcgtccttgccTGTTCTTGGAACCTGGCAGATTTCACCACTCTTGAGCTAAAAAACGGGTCTAGCCTCAATTGCTATACCGCCATTGACTGGGTCAAGCATGCAGATAAGTGGATCGAGACCGCCCATATCAAGCGATCAGATATCATCGTTCTCCGAATGCATATTCTTCTGGTCACTGCTCAAAAGAGCCTCGGGATGGGCCGCAGCAAATCATGGCTTTCTACTGCAACTCTGGTGAAGCAGGCCATGCTGGCTGGTTACCATCGTGATACTAGTCTGTACACCAAGATCTCCCCGTTTAACCAGGAAATGCGCAGGCGCATCTGGATCACCATCGTGGAGCTGGACCTACAGGTGTCTTTTGAACGTGGAATGCCGCCGTCTGTACAGGAGTCCGATTATGACACGGCGCCGCCGTTGAACATCAACGACATCGACCTGCGtgaggatatggaagagCTGCCCGCAGAGCAGCCGCCAGAGGAATTTACGGACTGTTCTTTTCAGACGGCGTTGACGAAGTCTCTTCCTTTGCGGCTAAAGGTTTGCCATTTGATGCACTCACCACGGATCAAATGCCGCTATGATGAAATTCTTCGCTTAGACTGGGAACTGAACCGGCATCTATCGAAGAAGCCCACCTGGaagattccagagcttggCCACATCCAGACGGCGGATAAATGGACCTTGGCAAAGGCCATGCTAGAGAACAAGATCGGTCTCAGTCTGCTTGCAATCCACACCCCTTTTGCGATTGAAGCGCCACGGGAACCGCTTTTTGCTCCTTCAGCCCGGGCACGACTGGAATTAGTGACTATGATACTATCAATTCAGAAGCGACTACACGAAACATCGCGGTCGCTATCCCTCTGCAACCTTGGGGACTGGACGGTCCAAACTTACTGCTCGATTTGCCAGTTACTGCACGAGGGAGCCGCTAATCCAGGGCTCTCTCTAATCCATACCCTTCCAGGCCTCCCGGAAACCCTAGTCTCCCTGGTCGAGGTGGCTCTTGCTTGTATGGAGAGCCGGCTTCTTCTGGTGATTAAGGGGGCCAAGGAATACTTCTTCATGTCGACtattctggctctggtcAAGACCAAACTATGGCCGGTCCAGGCAACCGTCTACAAACAGGAGGTCGTAGAGAGAGTCATTCTATTCGCGCAGACTCTCTTTACACGGCACGCCAATTGCGCCCATCTGGGAGAATTGGGAATGGGGAGTTTCAAAACCAATCAG GTCCCAAGCCTGAACAGCATTCAAGATGTACCGCAGCAATTTGCTTCTGAGATCAGTGTGCCAATGACGGGGGATTTTGGCCTATTA CGCTAG